One Coregonus clupeaformis isolate EN_2021a unplaced genomic scaffold, ASM2061545v1 scaf2739, whole genome shotgun sequence DNA window includes the following coding sequences:
- the LOC123489088 gene encoding dynein axonemal heavy chain 11-like, whose translation MVTGRKLGFTIDLGKLHNVSLGQGQEAVAEVAMEMAAKEGHWVILQNIHLVARWLGSLEKLLERCCEGSHQDYRVFMSAEPAPTPQEHIIPQGILENAIKITTSLPLACMPTFMLLWTTSTSPVLAVGNMGVHFPV comes from the exons ATGGTAACAGGCAGGAAGTTGGGGTTCACCATAGACCTGGGGAAACTCCACAATGTGTCTTTGGGTCAGGGTCAGGAGGCTGTGGCTGAGGTCGCCATGGAGATGGCTGCTAAGGAGGGACACTGGGTCATTTTACAG AATATCCACCTGGTGGCTCGCTGGCTGGGGTCGTTGGAGAAGCTTCTGGAACGCTGCTGTGAGGGCAGTCACCAGGACTACAGAGTGTTTATGAGTGCTGAGCCTGCCCCCACACCACAGGAGCACATCATccctcag GGCATCCTGGAGAATGCCATCAAGATCACCACGAGCCTCCCACTGGCATGCATGCCAACCTTCATGCTGCTCTGGACAACTTCGACCAG TCCTGTGCTTGCTGTGGGGAACATGGGTGTTCACTTCCCAGTCTAA
- the LOC121581171 gene encoding cyclin-dependent kinase 5 activator 1-like — MSISLREKAVHFKDGPDTVGHFFEVQTRKSGKDKSLKRYSPWRWIVKKKGSKKVQAHENTNQNNIAHLSNENLEKSQSSSNLSTLTLEKSQSCDKLSTQYQSTPAIANSSNNAASSVEKAPLTNSNTAPDTPQTVIVQDLDTPKRLVMVHATTGELLRCLGEFLCRRCYLIQDMSSMDPELWLRVVDRYLLDNCYQNQSCINPAMVVFLYMLCREAVSSEVATLHELQAVLLTCLYTTCSYIGNQISYPLRPFLVETCRQTFWIRCMSITKLMSGKMLQMNTDPNFFSQMFADLKNESQKEEKKSRLLSGVYSTQ, encoded by the coding sequence ATGTCTATCTCACTCCGCGAGAAGGCAGTCCACTTCAAAGATGGGCCGGACACGGTGGGCCACTTCTTTGAAGTCCAGACCCGTAAGAGCGGCAAAGACAAGTCCCTGAAGCGCTACTCGCCATGGAGGTGGATTGTGAAGAAGAAGGGCTCCAAGAAGGTGCAGGCCCACGAGAACACCAACCAAAACAACATCGCCCATCTGAGTAACGAGAACCTGGAGAAGTCTCAGTCCTCCTCCAACTTGTCCACCCTCACCCTGGAGAAGTCTCAATCCTGTGACAAGCTGTCCACCCAGTACCAGAGCACTCCAGCCATCGCCAACAGCTCCAACAACGCCGCCTCGTCGGTCGAGAAGGCCCCCTTGACCAACTCCAACACGGCCCCCGACACGCCCCAGACGGTGATCGTCCAGGACCTCGACACGCCCAAGAGGCTGGTGATGGTCCATGCTACAACCGGCGAGCTGCTGCGCTGCCTGGGTGAGTTCCTGTGCCGGCGCTGCTACCTGATCCAGGACATGTCTTCCATGGACCCGGAGCTGTGGCTGCGGGTGGTTGACCGTTATCTGCTGGACAACTGCTATCAGAACCAGAGCTGCATCAACCCGGCCATGGTGGTCTTCCTCTACATGCTGTGCCGCGAGGCGGTCTCCTCCGAGGTGGCCACCTTGCATGAGCTGCAAGCCGTGCTGCTTACCTGCCTCTACACGACCTGCTCCTACATTGGCAACCAGATCTCCTACCCCCTGAGACCCTTCCTGGTGGAGACCTGCAGGCAGACCTTCTGGATCCGCTGCATGTCCATCACCAAGCTGATGAGTGGTAAGATGCTCCAGATGAACACAGACCCTAACTTCTTCTCCCAGATGTTTGCTGACCTGAAGAACGAGAGccagaaggaggagaagaagagccgCCTGCTCAGCGGTGTGTACAGCACTCAGTGA